In Mangrovivirga cuniculi, the following proteins share a genomic window:
- a CDS encoding alpha/beta fold hydrolase, producing MRIISIGTLNFLLLIILLASTNFSLWSQIRSGFVTAENCKISYTVFGKGEPILIINGGPGMNSAGFEGLAARLGEEYQAIIFDQRGTGKSGLSSINSNTVNMDLMIEDIELLRKHLKIDSWTILGHSFGGILANLYAAEYPENIEALIHSSSAGIDMNFLPPGGIRASLTETEIDSLDYWSEIDQTDPSEKSAYMYRFYLAKAYLHSDKNVSTIAARLGQANRTINSLIWRELRETGYDLSTELKDFEQPVLIMQGESDILHPDTAIKMKETFKNSKLVLLEKCGHYGWIENPGKYFKNIDLLMKN from the coding sequence ATGAGAATAATATCCATAGGAACACTTAATTTTCTGCTATTAATTATTTTATTAGCTTCTACCAATTTCTCTTTGTGGTCTCAGATTCGATCAGGATTTGTAACTGCAGAGAATTGTAAAATTTCTTATACAGTATTTGGTAAGGGAGAGCCAATATTAATTATCAATGGAGGCCCCGGAATGAATAGTGCCGGATTTGAAGGATTAGCTGCCAGGTTAGGAGAAGAATATCAGGCGATAATATTTGACCAGAGAGGTACAGGAAAATCCGGGTTGTCATCTATCAATAGTAACACTGTAAACATGGATCTAATGATAGAAGATATTGAGCTTTTAAGAAAACATCTGAAGATTGATTCATGGACAATTTTAGGACATTCATTTGGTGGTATTTTAGCAAATTTATATGCCGCTGAATATCCTGAAAATATTGAGGCTTTGATTCATTCCTCTTCAGCAGGTATTGACATGAACTTCTTACCCCCAGGAGGCATCAGAGCTTCACTTACTGAAACGGAAATAGACTCCTTAGATTACTGGTCAGAAATAGATCAGACTGATCCTTCTGAAAAATCTGCTTATATGTATCGGTTTTACCTGGCCAAGGCATATTTACATTCAGATAAAAATGTTTCGACTATAGCGGCAAGATTAGGCCAGGCTAACAGAACTATCAATTCGCTAATCTGGAGAGAATTAAGAGAAACAGGTTATGATTTATCTACTGAACTGAAGGATTTTGAGCAACCTGTTCTAATAATGCAGGGAGAATCCGATATTCTCCATCCCGATACCGCGATCAAAATGAAGGAAACATTTAAAAATTCAAAACTTGTTTTATTAGAGAAATGTGGTCATTACGGATGGATTGAGAATCCGGGTAAGTATTTCAAGAATATCGACCTTTTAATGAAAAACTAG
- a CDS encoding GNAT family N-acetyltransferase yields MDKTKIITNRATLTLLELNDFEDMLSLFLEKDMFKYISPHKDKSREERLEFLNLKLTDNKSGRGYYWVARDSKSNDLIGAINLTPIPESNDLQIGWMISNAYRGKGMATELAQAAKNFFIENLNTDHIFAVFEEGNIASEKIIKKLNFKPHKTFKEDETTIVHTWILKK; encoded by the coding sequence ATGGATAAAACAAAAATCATTACAAATAGAGCTACTCTCACCTTGCTGGAGCTAAATGATTTTGAGGATATGTTATCACTTTTTTTGGAAAAAGATATGTTTAAATACATTTCTCCTCATAAAGATAAATCCCGGGAGGAGCGATTAGAGTTTTTGAATTTAAAACTGACCGACAACAAATCCGGCAGAGGTTATTATTGGGTGGCAAGAGATTCGAAATCAAATGATTTAATTGGTGCTATTAATTTAACTCCGATTCCGGAAAGTAATGATCTACAGATAGGCTGGATGATAAGTAATGCATACCGAGGTAAGGGTATGGCTACAGAATTAGCACAGGCAGCAAAAAACTTCTTTATTGAGAATTTAAATACTGATCATATTTTCGCAGTATTCGAAGAAGGAAATATTGCTTCTGAAAAGATCATAAAAAAACTAAATTTTAAACCACACAAAACTTTCAAGGAAGATGAAACCACAATAGTTCATACATGGATATTGAAGAAATAA
- a CDS encoding TlpA family protein disulfide reductase — MGLLKYIVSVLMICLFSCSSEKEKQNRSVIDDFHVATTRREAKWDSLESLLKEYQEIILINEKAVSKTDKTEMIMFPANKKLISVNAISGDTMNTIYHTPDRSLMVKKVKGNKLYANIPEEPVYHLIPNFQGSLSSFDTTINDVSYKAIMIDSTIYGFRDDLLRIGIGNSSYGKEITTYTDYKWVSDFYFPFTIIKEFPEAGYKVVSKFNEIKINPDFVEGDIELGKISRKIEVGERIIDYSIPSLKDTSVNFTNADFSGQVYLIDFWATWCKPCIAEFPDLEKLYTKYSNDGFSILSVSLDESRTLVDNFRNNKYQLPWRHGWIQEGFESETAIKFEVISIPKVILVDRKGEIIAIDEDARGDNLERKIKEILN; from the coding sequence ATGGGGCTATTAAAATATATAGTTAGCGTACTAATGATTTGCCTGTTTTCTTGTTCTAGTGAAAAGGAAAAGCAAAATAGGAGTGTTATTGATGATTTTCATGTTGCGACCACCCGGAGAGAGGCTAAATGGGATTCTTTGGAATCTTTATTGAAGGAATATCAGGAAATTATATTAATCAATGAAAAGGCAGTTTCAAAAACAGATAAAACGGAAATGATAATGTTTCCTGCAAATAAGAAACTGATTTCAGTAAATGCAATCTCCGGAGATACGATGAACACTATTTACCACACTCCAGATAGGTCTTTGATGGTAAAGAAAGTAAAGGGTAATAAGTTGTATGCTAATATCCCGGAAGAACCAGTATATCATTTGATACCCAATTTTCAGGGAAGTTTGAGTTCTTTCGACACCACTATAAATGATGTTTCATATAAAGCCATAATGATCGACAGTACAATTTATGGGTTTAGAGATGATCTTTTACGTATAGGTATCGGAAATAGCTCTTATGGCAAGGAAATCACAACATATACTGATTATAAATGGGTTTCTGATTTTTACTTCCCTTTTACTATTATAAAAGAATTTCCGGAAGCAGGCTACAAGGTGGTTTCTAAATTTAATGAAATTAAAATCAATCCCGATTTTGTAGAAGGAGATATTGAGCTGGGAAAGATAAGTAGAAAAATAGAAGTAGGTGAAAGGATAATTGATTATTCAATTCCTAGTTTAAAAGACACTTCAGTTAATTTTACAAATGCTGATTTTTCAGGGCAAGTTTATTTGATCGATTTTTGGGCAACCTGGTGTAAGCCATGTATTGCTGAATTTCCTGATCTGGAAAAATTATACACTAAATATAGTAATGATGGATTCTCAATTTTGAGTGTCTCACTTGATGAAAGTAGAACCTTAGTAGATAATTTTAGAAATAATAAATACCAATTGCCCTGGCGACATGGTTGGATTCAAGAGGGTTTTGAAAGTGAAACTGCCATCAAATTTGAAGTGATATCTATACCTAAAGTGATTTTGGTTGATAGAAAAGGTGAAATAATAGCTATTGATGAGGATGCCAGGGGAGATAATCTGGAAAGGAAAATAAAAGAAATTCTTAATTAA